The stretch of DNA agccacaagctattatgggttctagcatagttgagtatgttgtatgacctctttcagtgagaggctagcagatgtaggggaaagtaggtgtaattgtctacccagagtaaagagttaatgcttctgaaagactgtgtctcggtcatccgtttctcaaacaccatgtagtgcgagaaatccaacggaggagatcaagtcttgtggggaaaagtgcgcaaacctctgcagagtgtacaaactaatcatggttagccgtgtccccggttatggacatcttgtgtatctggttattgaattatcatgttgatctcatcactctaaattaatttgttgggttgttaactactgtttaattgggattgagatggggttaccattctcaatgtttatcaactaccatgatagttaaacaaaatatattcctttgttgtaggaaaaaattggcttttcgcaaaaacatgataaccatagagcctccaccaaccatatatgcatgtagtgatagaatttacttgttcattgctctattgtgttatcttgccagcatattccatgtgctgacccgtttcgggctgcaacatatcacgttgcagacttttcagacgaagagtaaggtgcgctaggtcatttgtcgtgcactcagctatgcagttggagttgatggactcactttatcttccaagcctttcgctgttatcttatttagatggccttaagatatattattgtaataagttctcttgtgagacatcgatgtaataagtgtgtgattgctactctattataaatccttcgaagtactgtgtgtgtcagcattaccgatctagggatgacacttatgcacagagatttgaccatctgaggtcggatcgctacaagccTCATGCCAAGTTCTGCTGATATGATATCTCCTTCTGGGTAGTAGACAACCCTCATAATTCTTGCACTCAATGAATTAGGTTCCTCGAACAATCGCCACGCCTTCTTAGCAAGCAGAGAAAGATTTAAAAACTCCATATCTTTAAAGCCCAAACCGCCCATATGCTTCAGCATAGTTAATGTATCCCAAGAAACCCAGTGTGGCTTTCGTTTTCCTTCCTTGCTTCCTCACTAGAACCTCCTTATAGGTAAATTCAGATGCTCACATAAACCCCTTGGCAGTTTAAAACAAGACATGGATTCAGTAGGTACAACCTGTATGAATGACTTAATCAAGATCTCTTTGCCCCCCGCTGATAACAGGAGCTCCATACATCCCTGGATCTTACCCCAAACACTATCCTTCAAATATTTGAAAGCACCATTCTTGGGCTTCCCCACATCAGTTGGCATTCCCAAGTATTTCTCTAAGAGATATTCATCTGATACATGCAACACACTTTTCATAGAAGCTCGCATATTGTTAGGGCAACCTTTGCTAAAATGATTTGAACACTTGTCATAGTTCACCCGCTGTCCAGATGCATTTCAATAAGCATTAAGTACTTGAACCATCTTAGTCGCTCCCTCCACATTTGCTCTAGCAAATAGCAAGTTGTCGTCTGCAAATAAAAGATGATTGACTAGGGGTGTTGTAGGCGCCACAAGGATGGCTGACAAATTTTCTGATGCCCCCCTGCTCCTCTTCAAGAGGCATGACAAACCTTCAGCTGCTAACAAGAACAAATAAGGTGAGATAGGGTCTATGAATTGTTGAAATCCTGAATTATTTGaaaaaaaagaaatggaaaaaaaaacaaaatgagaAAAACAAGGGTGTCTCGCCCGCACACGGGCCGACCCAAAAGAGCACGCTGGGCAAGCGGGGGATGAGACTCCTCTTCTCAGCATTGGGCAAGCAGTGTTTGGCTGGTGTCATGGAAGAGGCCAAACATTGAACATGTATTTTGATGTCTTTAAAGATCTCGTCACTCCTCACACATAGTGGCAATACCATTTATATGTTTCTTGAAATGCATCGCTAGCTCCCACATCGGCAATCTCATGTGCCACTACATGAAGACGTCATCGAGCATGAGTGACAACTTGTTGGGGAATAACTCTTTCTTCAATTGTCATCCAGGGCATTTTTTGTTTAGACTATTTGATTCATTCAGACCATTTCTTGTGTTTGAATTTGTATTTGAATAACTTAAAAACAATAAGCTAGAAATGTTATCAAAATGCTATTAAAATGTAACCAAAACGAATATCAAGTTTGTAAAGAAAGTGAGAAGTAGCAAAAGAAATAGTTTACAGATTTAAGTTTGTGGACCGGTTAGATTGCAACCTAAGAGTTATAAATAGGAATACTCAAGACAGGCTGCCTTTCCAAGCTATAAGTCGGAGTGGCCGGCCAAAGCAAGACTCTCAAGAATATACCGAAACCACTAATCTCTTGCTTCTTCACGGTGATCAGATTGGATTACTCTTGACATGTTTATACCTGGAAACTTTGTGTGCACCATAGACATATTGAATTAATGTCATAAAGCAAGCCCTACGGTACCTACCAAACTAGACTTCAGAAGAACACAATATGTGACACATCTCTTGTTCCGTCAATAAGGTTTGAACCCTCAAAAGCAGGTGGTCTAGGCGTAAAGACATCAATGTTCAAAATATTTACCTTGTCCTCGAATACTTTAAAGGTTTTGCGTTAAACATTTCTACCATGGAGATACTGGCTATTGCACCACTCACCTTTTTCTGTCTCCCAACCATCAAACACATCTTGATTAGGTGGCCTCATCCACAAAAAACACATACACCATTAGACAAATTGCCCAATGCAAGGTAAGAGACAATATGTCCACCTATTCTTCTTTAGGCACGTGGGTACCACCTGGGCCGCATACCCGTTGCTTCAGTTCCGTCACGTCCACCAAAATGCGTTCATCCAAATATGTGATCCATCATATGTCGTCACACCCTCCCCGCCTTGCCCTCGAATGTTTTGACCTACTCCAATCGGCAGCGAATCGCAACAACACATGTtgtcattgatgtgtactttacctaAAATTTAACCATTTTGAAAATAGAATAATTTGATTTCATTTTATAAGATGCTAAAAAAAATCTACTCACAACTAAGTGAAAAAGACGAAAGAAAACAATAAAAATAGAAAACCATAAATAAACGAATAAACGCCCACTGCATCACGTGTGACACATGTCGCCATGGGAGGATCCTCTCTCACCTATCGTTCATAGACATTCCTATAACCGAAGAAAGTATTTGATGAAAACTAAGTTGCAATGAAAATTTCATAGAAACCACAGTTTAGTGCTTTCCAAAGAATTCTCTTGAAAAAATACGATATGGCAGAAAGGTCATGTGCTATAAAATTTTGAATTTGAGGTTCAAACTACAATATCTTTGAGAGCTAAGATTTTTTTACATTAATAGTGATGCACCGCCTGTCACTCTTCATTGCTTGGATTTTCTTTCTTAAACCTCCCAAAGGATTTTGATTGTGCACTTTAGTTTTTGCACATGTCTGTAGAATATCACCTCCCAAATATACTTCAAGAACTTTTTAGAAACTTTTAAATACAATGTATATTTAGTTTTGCCTTGTTTCTAGTTCTTATCAGGCATATATTTCTATGGATATACCGTGGGTGATCGATTATATCTTTTTGAAGACATTCGCACACTGAAGGGACAGCTCTAAAGATATTATTATTGCCTTATGGATACATCGggattttcttcaagcaaagcaacgCTACATATTGGCGTACACCTTATGTGTACATTTATAGCAGCGCCTGCGCCTGCGCCCGACGAGTTTGCCAGCCGCACCGGCACCGCTAATATCCTTCCGGCGGCGGAGGGACCACCGACCGCAGGAACTCCAGCTCCTCTTCGGTGACCGTCACTGGCTGTCCAGGCGGCAGGAACGATGCTATCGCCGGCggcgcaggagggcgcgccccgcgGCTGCTCCTGCCACGGGCGATGTCGTACTCGCGGTAGCCTTGGAGGTAGGTCTGCATGGGCTGGACGTAGCTGTCGAGCCCGAGGCTCTGGCAGGACCAGGTGAAGTCCTCCGGCGCGACGGTGCGGCGGTGCTCCGACCTGGCCCGCTCGGACGCCTCGCCGCCGACGAAGCCGACGAACTCGACCGCGCAGTCGTGGGTGAGCTGCTTCGCGGTCTCGGCGATCTTGACGTTCGACGGCAGCACCCGCCTCATCAGGCGCACGACGTTGGCCATCGGCAGCGCGCTGCCCCCCTCCGCCGCCGGGTTCTCCGCGTCGCCCTCGCCGCGCTGCCCACCTGAAACGCAAACCAGTGACAAAACTACCATGAACAGCTAGTAACTCTGGTTTTGAACGTGACGTAATCTCCCGGAGCAGTTCCATACCACGTTTCTTGCTGCTTCCTCCCATCGTCCAACCTGTTACTCACTTTACTTACTCACTTACTCAGTGTGTGTGCGTCGTGATGGGATGGAAGCGGCTTGTGGCCTGGGCACCTGCATTTATAGGCGTCCGCGGGCTGGGCTGCGCCAGCCTGGACGCACGTGCCATTCCAAGGTGCATGGTGCCGCCGTGGCGCGAGGAGAACGAGTTGAGGCCGCCACATTGCAGCTCCGGCGAGCCATGCAGGCGTTACCGGCGGGCTTTAGAC from Triticum dicoccoides isolate Atlit2015 ecotype Zavitan chromosome 6A, WEW_v2.0, whole genome shotgun sequence encodes:
- the LOC119317041 gene encoding nuclear transcription factor Y subunit B-1-like, encoding MGGSSKKRGGQRGEGDAENPAAEGGSALPMANVVRLMRRVLPSNVKIAETAKQLTHDCAVEFVGFVGGEASERARSEHRRTVAPEDFTWSCQSLGLDSYVQPMQTYLQGYREYDIARGRSSRGARPPAPPAIASFLPPGQPVTVTEEELEFLRSVVPPPPEGY